The segment CTGGTGTTCCAAAACCCGACTCCGTTTCCCTTCAGCATCGAGAAGAATCTGACCTGCGTTGTTGCATATCACTCACCCAAGCGACCGGCCAAATCGGAGATGGACCGCCAGGTGCGCGAACTGCTCGAAACCGTGGGGTTGTGGAGCGAGGTCCGCAACCATCTTGGGAAGAGCGCCCTCGAGCTGTCGGGCGGGCAGATGCAGCGCCTCTGCATAGCGAGGGCGCTGGCCGTGCAACCCGACGTCCTGCTTCTCGACGAACCCTGTTCGGCGCTGGACGCGCATTCGACCGAGATCATAGAGGATCTCGTCATGCGCCTGAGCCGTGATCGCGCGGTCGTGCTGGTCACTCACAACCTCGACCAAGCGCGCCGCGTCGCAGACCATGAGATACGCCTGAGAGCGGGTCGCGTTGCAAAAAACCGAGGGGGCGACCGCTGATCCGAACCCGGCTGAAACGACGACGTGCGCACCCGTAAACGAGGGTGCGCACGTCGCAAAAGGGGTTTCAGCTGGCTTCAGTTCTGCTGGGAACCCGAGGGGGGCCGGCGCCCTACGAGAACGAGGGGGTCTCGAAGCCCAACCCGGAGTTCTCCATCGAGATGCCCTGGGACTTGTACAGCGCCGCCATGGAAACGGCGATGCCGTTGGTCCACGTGGGCGACGTGGCGTACTGATGCTCCACTGCATCGGTCGAGGAGTTGTAGTTCCAGCGCATCTTGAAGATGGTGTTTTGCGGATAGCCGTTCCTCAGATAGTGCTCGCTGATCCATTTCGCCGCGCCCTTGATGCCGCGCTCGGGCGTGGTCCATCCCTGCCCGTGCGCATAGGATCCGCCGTTGTTCGGGTTGTCATCGAACGCGGCGATGCCGAAGAAGTTGTACGACCCCTCGGCTCCGGGGATCGTCCCCTGGGCGAACTGCGAGCATCCCCAGGCGCTCTCGAGGCCGGCATGGCACAGCAGGTACACCTCGTTCACGCCGTACTCGCGGGCGGCGTCGATGATAGCCTGCCCCTGGCCGCGCAAAGTGGAGGTCACGTGGTACTGGCTTTCCTGGTACTGGACTATCCTATCGATGTAGCTGTTCAGCTGAGCGGCGGTGACGGAGCCCGAATAACCGCCGGTGATCAGCGCATGCTGGTAGAAGAAGGCACTCTCGCCGAAGCGCGCGTTGGCGGATTTCTCGAACCCGGAGCTCACCTGGTCGCCCGAGAAGTAGGGATTCGCCTGCTGCTCGAGCTCAAGCATATGCGCAAACGAAGTGCCCACGGCAAACGAGCGCACGCCGCTGGTGGGAACCGAAGCGGGATCGTACGGATCGGCCTGCCCGTTGAAGCGGGCAACAATCGAGCTCACCACCGACTCGGACACGGCCGCAGGGCCTCCGAACACGCGCACGCGGGCCACGTCGGAGCGGTGCTCGGCAGCCGCTTTGACGGTAGAGCGGAAATACTCGTCCACCAGCAGCAAGGGAGCCTGGGTCCTACCCTGGAGAACCGATCCCGCCAGTGCGTCGTACGGGAGCTTGCCCGTGGAAAACGCCAGTGCGTCCCATCCGAAATTCTGGGTCGAGGTCGCCCATTCGGCGATGGCCGAGCTGGTGGAGTACTGGTCGTCGCCCGCGAGGCGCTCCACCGAACCGCCCGCTTTGCGGGAAAGCCCCGCAAGGTAATCCTCATCCTCCTGCGAGATGGCCGCGGTTCCGCCGCCGATCACCACGTTTCCCAACACACCGGTGGAAAACGCCTTCGACAGCGCGGAGCGCTGCTCGGAGGTGAACCCGTCCACACCGTTCGCCAAGAAGATGGGCGCCCTGTTCGCAAACGCCACGGGCGACAGCGACAGCGCGTCGCCGAAACCGCGGGCCGTAGCGATGAATACCTGGTCGTTCGACCACAGGTCCTTTTCTTTTCCGTAATTGTAGATGGCCATCTGCGTGCCGAAGCAGTCGGCTCCGCCCAGGCGCGTCACGGTCTTGCCCGCCGCACGCAGCTGGGTTTCCACTTCGGCGCCCACGGCGGCCGTCCCGCCCAGGATGACGATGTTGTGCGCGCCCAGGCGCTCGAGCTCGGCGGCGGTATCGCCGTCAAGCGAATCGAGCTGGGTGAACAGAATGGGGCCGAGCGCGCCGGCAAGCCCGCTTCCAGACAGCGCATCGATCCACGCATCGCCCGGGCCCGCCAGGATCGCGGTATCCGATCCGTCGGGATAGGCGGCCTTCGACTCCGCAACGGCGGTGGTGAACATCGTGTCGCCCTGGTAGCGCTCGACATCGGAGCGAGACGCCAAGTCCTGAGGCGAGAACGCGGAAGCGGAGGCTGCGCGCTCGCCCGAAGCGGCGAGGTCGTCCCCGGTCTCGGACAGGATGTCGTAGACGGGCTTCAGCGATTCCTGAAGCTGCTCTTCAGTCTGCGCAGAACCGGTGAGGGGATCCTTCGCCGGGTCGACCGCTCGAGAAGGCGCATCCGTCCCGGGCGCAGCCTCGCTTGCCGCAGAGACGGCGTCCTGAGCGGGGACGGCCGGGCTTTCGGATGCGCCCGTCTCGGCGGCGAGCGCAACGGGGGGAAGCGCGCACGCCCCGACCAGGGACGCGGCGATGGCGCAGCGCACGGGGACGCGCGCGATCGAGGCAAGCACCTCGTTGTTCGTCATGTTCATGTGGTGTGTTTCCTTCTACGTTCGGCGAACAGGTCGGCCTATTGTAGCGGCACCCGAAACCATCCTGGACGCGCTCCACACCAAAACCCGACAATGTTCATCGTTGATGAACGGACCCCGTGCGAGCGGGCGAAACGCCGCGGTGCCTGCAAGCGGGCCCCGCTTAAGCGAGGCGCATCCTCACGAGCGGGCGAGAAACGCAGCAGAGGCGCGCACTCCCGCGATGCACCCGTCTGCCACCGCCGTTGCGACCTGGAACACCTGCTTGTCCCTGACATCGCCCGCCGCGTACACGCCCGGCAGCGACGTCTCCATCCCCTCGTTCACCGCGATGCGCCCGCCGCAAAGCTCGACCTGGCCGGAAACGAGATCGGTGTTGGGCGTGCCGCCGGCGTAGACGAACACCCCGCAGCCCTCGTCCTCCACCGTCCGAACCTCTCCCGACGCAACCGACTCGAAGCGCAGGCGGCGAACCGAGGACCCGTCGCCCTCGATCCCGGCGAGGCGGGTAGCGGGCACGACCTCTATGTTGCCCGCCTCCTCGACCAGCTCGCGGAACTGCGCGATGCAGGCGAGACGCTCTTCGACGCACACCAGCCGGACCTTCGCGGCGATTCGGGAAAGGTGCAGGGCCTCTTTCACCGCCCCGTCGGCCCCGCCGATCACGTACACGGTCCTGCCCGCGAAAGCGGGGCCGTCGGCAACCGCGCTCATGCTGCGATACGTGCGCTCTCCGGGAACGCCCAAGAAGCGCGGGGTCGTGCCCAGGGCGAGCACCACGAACGGGGCCCGATACTCTTCCCCGCTCGCACACGCGACGAGTTTCTCGTCGCCGTCGAGATCGAACCTTACCGCCGGATCGACGACCACGCGAACGCCGGCGCTTGCAAGCTGATCGGACATGAGCTGCGCGAACCGCTGCCCGCTGAGGCCGTCGGGCACCGCGGCGTAATGCGTGACCAGCGAAACCTTCCCGATCACGCCGCCTATCGCGCGCGCCTCGACGAGAATCACGTCCAGCCCGCGGCTCGCCGCGTACACCGCCGCGCTCACCCCGGCCGGCCCGCCCCCTGCCACTATCAGGTCGCATGCAACCATAACGCTCCCTTCTCCTGGTAACCTCCCCCCATTCTACCCCCGCGGAAACGCCCTTGCGGCAAGACGGCCGCAACAGGGGCCCGTGAGAGCGCGCAGGAGCGGCGCGACCGAAGGGGAAAGCGCCGGCGCCAGTCCCGAAACAAGCCTGTTGGCAGCCTGTTTTCACGATAGAATACCCCTATGGAAACCCCCGATCGGTGAGGAGACCCGATGGAAGCCTTCGCACGTGCTGTCGTTCGCTATCGCCGCGCGGTCGTCGCCCTGTTCGCCGCGCTCGCGCTCGCAAGCGCTTACGGAATGACGCTCGCGCAGGTCAACCGTGATATGTCGTCGTATCTCCCCGACTCGATGCCCAGCCGGGCAACGCTAACAGCCCTGTTCGACGCCTTCGGAGAGACAAGCGAGCTGTCGGTCATGGTCGAAGGGGCCTCCGACGACGAAGCCCTCCGACTGGCCGAGCGCATCAGATCCTTGGGCGACGTGTCCGACGTCGTCTACGACGGCGCCGATACGCGCTACCGCAAAGACGGGTTCTCGCTGTTCGAGGTGAGCCTGGAGGGAGGCACCTACTCGCAGAAGGCCGCCACGGCGCTGGAAAGCGTGCGGGACGAGCTGCGCGATTTCGGCCTGGAAACCGACGGGGCATCCAAAAACGCGTTCCTGGGAGGGGCCGTGGTCCAGGCCAATTCCGACAACCTTTCGGCAACCATCGCGCTTGCCATGGCCTTTCTCCTGATCATCCTCTTGGTCATGAGCCGGTCGTGGGTCGAGCCCTTCGTGTTTCTGGGCACCATCGGCGTCGCCGTTTTGCTGGGCATGGGAACGAATTTCCTGCTTCCCAGCATCTCCCAGCTCACCTTCTCCATCGGAGCGGTGCTTCAGCTGGTCTTGTCGATGGACTACTCCATCATGCTGATGAACTTCTACCGCGAGCAGCGCGAAGCCGGAAAAGAGCCCGACGAGTCGATGGTGCGCGCCCTGAAACGGGGCGGATCGGCCATCTGCGCGAGCTCCGCCACCACAGTCGCCGGGCTGCTGTGCCTCGTCGCCATGAGCTTCGGCATCGGGGCCGATCTGGGGATCGTGCTGGCGAAGGGGGTCGCCTTCAGCCTGATCGTGGTCTTCACGCTGCTTCCCGCCGTTATCCTCGCTTGCGACAAGGTCATCCTGCGCACCGCCAAGAAAGCCCCCCGACCCCAAATGAAGGGACTGGCCAGCGCGCAGTTCTCGCTGCGCAAACCCCTCGTCGTCGCCCTCGTGGCCCTGTTCGCCGTCGGCATGGCTTTGAAGGCGGGCATGGGCGTGAGCTTCTACACCCAGCCCTCGACCGAAGACGATAAGGCCATCGCGCAGGAGTTCGGAGACAGGACGCGCATCGCCTTGATGCTCCCAGCCGACTCTGACGAGGCGGACGCGGCTCTGGCCGATATCGGCAGCCTCGACGGGATCGCGCGCCTGACAAGCTACGCGACGACGATCGGAGCGCCGCTGTCTGCCGAAGCGCAGGCCGCGTCGCTCGGACTCGATGCCGAGGCAGTCGAGCGCCTCTACGCGATATACGCGGCAGACAAGCAGGTCGATTCGGTCGAAGCGGTTTCGCTCTACGATTTCCTGGACTGGCTCGCCCACGACGCCCCAAGCAACCCGGCTCTTGCCGGGCAGATCGATCCCGCCTCGTTCCAGCAGGTAAGCCAGGCCCTGCGAACGGTTCAGGCGGCGAAAGACAAGCTGGTGGCCAACGGGGTCCAGCGCGCCGTGATCGACATCGACGCGTCGGCCGAGTCGGATACGGCCCGCCGAACCGAAGCGGCCGTCCGATCGGTCCTTCAGGATCGTCTGGGCGGATCGTTCGGCATGACGGGCGATCCGGTCGTGGCCGCCGAGGCGCATGCGCCCTTCGACCGCGACCTCTCCCTCGTCACCGCCCTCACCATCGCCGCCATCTTCCTCATCGTGGCGCTCACGTTCCGCTCGATCGCGGTCCCCATCGCCCTCGTGGCCCTCATCCAAGGCTCCATCAACCTGACCTCGGGCATCACCGGCGCACTCGGACACGATACGTTCTACATCGCGGTCGTCGTGGTGCAGGCCATCCTCATGGGAGCCACCATCGACTACGCCATCCTCTACACGGAAAACTACCGCCATGCCCGGAAAGACGGCGATGTCGCCTCCTCGATCGCCCGGGCGTACCGCACGTCGATCCCCACGTTCACGACCTCGGGGTCCATCCTGTTCGCAGCGACGCTGGTGCTGGGCCTGACCTCGAGCGACCCCACAACCGCCCAGGTCTGCCTCACCCTCGCCCGCGGAACCGCCATCGCCATCGTCTCGATCCTGCTTCTGCTGCCCGGTTCGCTCGCGGCCCTCGACCGCTTCGTCGTGCCGAAAAGCGCCGCCGGCAAAGCGTAGGCCCCGATCGGCGCGCCCCGAGGCCGCCGCCTCGCTTTCGTCGGACGAGCGCACGGCCGCACCGGCGCCAGCGCCCAGGGGCTGCCGGGGCATGGCGATTTCGCAGAGAACGCCGATCACCCCGGCGGATCGGATGCGGTGGGGTATCGTAGCAACGCTTGAAACCGCGCTGGCCCTGCGCCGACGAAAGGAGAACCATGCCCTCTACGATCCCGTTCGCGCGCATCGGAGCGAAAACCCTGACCGCCTTCGCGGGAATCGCGCTCGCCGCGACCCTGTGCGCCTGCTCGGCCCCTTCCGTCAGCAAGGAGAACGCACCGCAGGCCATCGCCGCATCCCTTGCGCGTTTCGACGAGGGGCTCTCCTTCGCAACCGACGACGCCGACGAGACCATCAAGGCCGCCCTCGAAAGCGACCCGCGGCTGTTCTACTTCTACAACGGGTACAACGGCACGCTCTCCCAGGACGGAACGGCCCAGGTGAAGTGGGAATACAAGAACAAGGGTGCCGCCATCGGCGACGTTGCGCTCATGAGCGCCGCCGAGGACCTCGATCCCATCATCGCCGAGGCGGTCGCCGCGCACAAAACCTCCATCGGGATCGTCTCCACCACGCCCGAGCTCAACCGCGAGTCCATCGACGCCGCCTTCGGCAAGGCCAAGGAATCGGGCGCATGGGAGGCCGCCGGCGGGAAATCCTACACCATCTCGCGCGGAACCTCGGACTACAACGCGTTTTACGAGGTGACCATCAGCGTGGAGTACGCCGGATCCGACAACGGCGGCGCTTCCGCCGTATCCGCCCAACCCGCTGAAAAGTAGATTTTGCGGAGCAATGCCCCCGATTACGTCAGATCGGTAACGAGAATCTGTATAAACGCAACGGCAGTTTCCATGCACCGACCCTTTTTCATCGCACATGCTAATATCGCGGCAACAAGCGCGATCAAAGCGCCGCAACTACAGTCGAGAAGGTGCACGATGCTTTTACGTCAGATCCAATGCTTTTGCGCGGTGTGCGAAACCGGAAGCTTCACCAAAGCCGCCCAAAGCCTCTACATCACCCAGTCCGCCGTCTCCCAGCAGATGAAGAACCTCGAGACCGACCTTGGCGTGTCCCTGTTCAAGCGCGGGGGCCGCAACCTGTCCCTCTCCAACGCCGGGAAAAGGTTCTACGAGGAGACCAGCACCATCCTCGCCCAGATCGACACCGCGAAGAAAAACGCGCATCAGGTCGGCGAGGAAGCCGGAGAGCTCATCAAGTAGCACGATGAGGAACCGCAAGGGCGCACTCGCGTCCTTGCGGACGATGGCCCGCATCCGAAAAACGGGACTGCTCGATCAAAGAGCGTCATCGAAGCGCTTCGCCGCATAGTTGTACAGCGCGCTTATCGCGAAGCAGATGACACCGCCGCCGATGAAGGCCACCACGCGCGCCCACGCCGATGCGGAAGCGACATCCACCACGCCGAGCTTGAAAACGCAGAGGATGGCGAATACCAGGCCGTAGAGCCTCAACGGCTTCAGACGCAAGGCGAATCCCGCGGCCACGCATGCAAGAGCGCACAGCATGCACAAGACGCTGACCGCATAGCCCGAATCCAGCAGAGAGGTCGACCCCTTCACGACGGCCAGGCACAGCGCCGTGAACACGATGCCCGTGACGACCTGCAGCACGGCAGGCGCCCAGGCCCCCTGCCTGGAAAAAGAGCGAATGCGCAGCGCAACGATTGCGAATGCCATCGCGGCAACCGCCGAGTACAGCGCGACAAGCGGTATCGAGCCCGCTCCGAAGGCTCCAAGGTTGCTTTCGCCAATCGCACTCGCCGCTGCAAGCAGCGCAACGAGCTCGTTGACCCACGCGGCAACCCACCAACCCGACCCCTCCTGGGAAAGCCGCTGAAAACCCGCCAGGTAGAACGCCAGGACGGACGAGACCAGCACGAAGCTCGAAACCGCGTCGGACAGGTAGGGGAACTCCCTGCCTGCGAACCACGAGACCGAAAGCTCGAAGAAAACCAGTCCCACCAGCGCCGCGGGCATCGCGCGACGGCTCTGCGCAGGTTGGGGCAGCCCCCTCCACCACCAGAACAGCGCGCCGAGCACGAGCAGCATGGCGCACACCTCGAGAAAGACGCCGACCCTCGCAAGCTCCCCGTATCCTTTCGCGAGCAGATAGAGCATCTCCAGTCCGAGCGCGACGTTGCCGGCCACACCGTAGCGCGCATCGCGCAGCGCATAGGCGAGCGCGTACAGCGCAACTGCCAGCAGCAGCAAAAACGACAGCTGGAAGGTTCCAGCCGCATGGGTCGGAGAAGGGGCCGTGCAGCGCCACAGCATCAGCGCCGCGATGATCCCGGCGCACCCGATGACGGAGAACCTCCCCAAGCCCGCGTCGAAACCGAGCCTGACGTACATGAGCAGCATGAGCCCGGCGTAGAGGACCAGGCACGCGATGCTCGCGGCGACCGCGACATCGAGCCCGCCCGCCACATGGTAGATGCCCGGCGCAGCGCCGAGACCGTCGAGCACGCGGTCGCCCAGTCCCGCGAAAACGACCTGGGATGCGCACTTCCAAGCAGTCCAGTACACGTTCGCGAACAACGCCGCAACCCAAAGGACGAAGCTCGCCGCATGCACGGCGAAGCGGGAAGCCGAGGACTCGAGTCGGGAGGCGGAAACGCTGAGGAAGACCGAAAGGACGGACGCGGCCGCGAACTGCAGCGAGAATGCGGCCACGATGGCGACATCGGGCAAGCTCGAACTGAATCCCACGGAAAGCGTCGCTCCGAAGCGCTCCCACATGAACAGGCTGGCGACCACCGTAAGGCCGAGCGAGGCGAACAGGCCGAAGCGGTAGGTCCGCCTGAAGCACAGCGCGCTCCCCCCGACGACGAGCGCGCTGGCCAGAAGCTGGTAGACGATGATGGCGGCAGCGCGGGCATCGTCGAAGCCCGCGCCGTAAGCGAAGCAGACCGACACGATCATGCCCACATGGGCCACGATGGAAAGCAGCAGCGAATCGAAGCGCTTAACGAGCGCCATGCAGGCGGCCGTCCACACCAGCAAAAGAGCGAACGTTTCCAGCTCTCCCAAAAAACCGAAATGCAGATGCGTCATGAGAACCGAGATGAACAGGGCCCCTGCACCCGTACCGAGGACGGCCAGGGAGAACTGAGAGCGCCGGCGCAGGGAAAGCGCGAGGCCCGCAGCGAGAAACGCGAAGCTGATCAGGTACATGGACACGCAGCGCAAACCGTCGTCCAGATACGGCACAACGAGCGCCCCCAGGAACACGACCCCGAAAAAAACGAGGACCGAGGCGACGATGCCCAGGACGTTTCTCCCCAGCACGCTCTCGAAGGAGCCCCGGTTCGACGGGAGGGCGGCAGAAGGGGGAACGGGCGCCTGACCCTGCGGGGAAACGACGGGGGGCGCCGGAGGCCCAGACGTCGCCGCGACATGAGGCGGCACGGGAGCAGACGCCGGCATCGCGGGCGCCTTGCCGGAAGGAGCCGTCTCCGGCGCCGACGGGACCCGCACATCCGCGGCGTTCAGGTGCGCCGAGAGCGAAAGGACCTGTGAGCGCAGATCGCGCAGCTCCTGTCGCAAACGGGCGACGGAAACGACCAGATACGTTATGAAAACCGCGAGCACCACGACGAGCATCGGCAGAAGCACGAGATTCTCAACCATGGCAAACCCCTTTCGCCTCGGTTCGGAGAGCCGATGCGAGCATCCGCCGCACAGCAGACGCAGCTCCGAAAAGAGGCGGGGACGCCGCATCCCGCCTAGGTTCCCCTGATCTCCGACCTTACAGGTGCAATATTAATCCAACGGCAGGAAGATCGCTATGGAAAACCCTCCGGCGGCCGGGGCGTAGACCCGAACCTGCCCGCCGTGCGCGGCAGCGATGCGCGCGACCAGCTGCAGGCCCAGTCCGTGTTCGGGATCGACGTCCTTGTGATCGCCTGCCTCCGACACGCGCTGGGCGCGCACGAATCCCGGCGGCGGTTCGGGAGCTCCCACGGGCAGCGGGCTTTCCGTCAGGCGCCTCACCGCCAGCTTCGAGCTTTTCTGCGCATCGTCGATCTTCTGCTGCAGCAAGGAGAGCTTCTCGCCATCCACCCCCACCCCGTCGTCGCTGATCGCGATGACGGCGCAGGGAACGGGCAGATCGTCGATGCCCTCCGACCGATCGAGGGTCAAGGCTATCCTGCAACCTTGCGGGTTGTGGTTCATCGAGTTCTGGACGGCGTTCTGCACGGCGCGGTACAAAAGGCGGACGTCACCGGTCACCGCAGCCCGCCCGACCGCGGAGCTCGCCTGGAACTCCAGGTCGTAACCGCTCGGAAGCCCCCCGTTGAGGTACTCGGATGCAAGCTCGCGCAGCATCGAGAGAAGTGCGATGCCCTCCTTGTTGAGCGGCTGGGTGTCGTATTCCAGGCGCGCGGCTGCGTTCAGGTCGTTCACCAGGTCCTTGATGCGCAGCCCCTGGGTGCGCACGAGCGCCGCCTCCGTGCGCGCGTCCTCGGGCAGGCGAGCATCGTTGGACAGCTTGTCCGCCCGCCCGGTGATCACCGACAGCGGCGTGCGGATATCGTGCGACACGCCCCGGATCCACGATTCGCGCGCACGGTCCTTCTCCCTGATGATGGCCGAAGCCTCGTTCAGCGTCTGGCCGATCACGCCCATGCGGCCCCCCACGTTCACCGACACGGGCTTTCCTTCCGACAGATCTTCCAGCGCCTCGGATATGGGCCTGATCGAGCGCTGGGTGCTGAGATGGGAAAGCACCACGTACACGAACATGATCGCCACGTCGAGCAAGACGATCGTCAGGATGTACAGCGGGATCCTCGCGATGTCGGAAGCGGGAACCGCCTGCACGATGTTGACGTAGTCCTCGCTGGGGGCGACGATCATCAGAACCCCCTCGTCGCGCTGCCAGAAAAAGGCCGGGGACGACCCGACGTAGCCCGACCGCGCCAGGCGCGCCATGCTGCTCAGCGAATACGACCTCTCGGCGTCGTCGGGGGCGTTCATCTCCCATACCGCATCCCCCGTCTCATCGGAGACGAGCATCGCCCAGAAGCCCCGTTCGGTCAGGCTCTGGCCCAGATCGTAATCGGTCAGGCTGTACGAGCCGTCTTCCCCGCGAGCCAACGCGTCGTCCACGCGCCCGGCGATCTCGGTGGGCGATTCGTAGGAAGACGAGGTGCCCCCGGTCGCAATGGCGAACACCACCGAGAGCACCATGAAGTCGACGGCCACGATGATCACGCCCATCATGAAGAACATGGCCAGCTGCCCGGTGATGAAGGCGGGAAACCCGAAGCTCTTGCGGCGCTGGAGCCGACGAGCCGATCTGCGCGCCACGCTACCCCCTGACGTTCAGCTTGTACCCCAACCCGCGCGCCGTGACGAGCGACGTCGGGTTAGAGGGATCCTCTTCGATCTTCTCGCGCAGGCGCCGCACGTGCGCCATCAGGGTGTTCTCGTAACCGAAGGAGTCGCCCCAGCACGCGTTGGAAAGCGCGTCTATCGTGACGATGCGCCCGCGGTTCTGAGCGAGCACCTCGAGGATGTCGTGCTCTTTGGCGGTGAGCATGACCGTCCCGTCGGGGCGCTCGACCTCCGCCGTATCGAGGTCGACCTTGCAGAAGCCCAGATCGATGGAGGGGCTTTCCCGCGCGTAGCAGCGGCGCAGGACCGCGAGCATGCGCAGCACCAGCTCTTGGGGCAGAAACGGCTTCGCGATGTAGTCGTCGGCGCCGCGCCCCAAGCCGTCGATGCGGTCGGACGGTTCGTCTTTGGCCGTCAGGAACAGCGCCGGGGTCCGCTGGAACCCCTGGATGGCGCGTATCTCGCCCAGAAGCGCGAACCCGTCGAGCACGGGCATCATGACGTCGAGCACGAACAGGTCCACCGTCTCGCCGTTGGCCTTGGCCTGGCGGCAGTACGCCAGGGCTTCGAGAGGAGAGGCGAACGTCGTGACCTTGCTGAAACCCTCCTGCTCGAAGATCGACGTGACCAGATCGCGCAGCGCGGCCTCGTCGTCCACCACCACGATATGCTTTTCAAGCAGATACGATTCCACCGAACCCATGCGCCACCTCGCTTCGTCTCGTTCAACGCAACCATTAAACCACGTCGATGCGGACGTTGCGCCAAGCCGAGGGGCGAAATAAGGGAAATGTAAGGATGCGTCAAGGTAGGCGCAAACCCCCCTCTCTAATCTGTGAGACGCACCAAGGGCAGACGGTGCGCCGCGCTTCGGCCGCACCGCCGAAAAGCGGCGGCGGTCGGAAGGGCCGCCGCACACATCCAAAGGAGGAGGAAGCAAGCTATGAAAAGCCAAGTCGTGCTCGAGGCCAGGAACCTGGGGAAAACCTACAAGGTGAGATCCAAACGCTCGAAGGGCGGCCAGGGCGGCACGCGCGCTTTGGACGGCGTCGACTTCGACGTGCGCGAAGGCGAGATCGTCGGCATCATGGGGCCGTCGGGATCGGGCAAGTCGACCCTTCTGAACTGCATATCGACCATCGATAGGCCCGATTCGGGAACCGTGCGCATCGACGGGCGCGACATCTCCAAGCTCGGCCCCCGCGACCTGGCCCTGTTCCGCGGACGCGAACTGGGGTTCATCTTCCAGGACTCCAACCTCCTCGACACCCTCACCTGCTACGAGAACATCGCGCTGTCGCTGACTATCCGCAAAGTCAGCCCCCGCGAGATCGATCACCGCATCCGCTTCATCGCCCAGCAGCTGGGAATCACCGACGTCCTGGATAAATTCCCCTACCAGGTGTCGGGAGGCCAGAAGCAGCGCGTCGCCACGGCGCGCGCGGTTGTGGGCAAGCCCCGCCTCGTCTTGGCCGACGAACCCACCGGCGCCCTCGACTCGAAGTCGGCCCGCGCGCTGCTCGAAACGTTCGAGCGCATCAACCGGTTGGGATCGACCATCCTCATGGTGACCCACGACCCCGTGTCCGCCAGCTACTGCCAGCGCATCGTGTTCATCAAAGACGGCAAGACCGCGCTGGAGATCACCCGGGACGGGCGCACGCGCGAGCAGTTCTACGCCGACATCGTGGGCTCCGTCGTGAGCATGTCCGAGGAGGCCGTGCATGTTTGCTAAGATCGCATGGGGAAATGTCCGCAAGTCCATAAGCGACTTCGGCATCTACTTCCTCACCGTGGTGCTGGGCGTGACCGTGTTCTACGCCTTCAACGCCACCGC is part of the Berryella intestinalis genome and harbors:
- a CDS encoding NAD(P)/FAD-dependent oxidoreductase produces the protein MVACDLIVAGGGPAGVSAAVYAASRGLDVILVEARAIGGVIGKVSLVTHYAAVPDGLSGQRFAQLMSDQLASAGVRVVVDPAVRFDLDGDEKLVACASGEEYRAPFVVLALGTTPRFLGVPGERTYRSMSAVADGPAFAGRTVYVIGGADGAVKEALHLSRIAAKVRLVCVEERLACIAQFRELVEEAGNIEVVPATRLAGIEGDGSSVRRLRFESVASGEVRTVEDEGCGVFVYAGGTPNTDLVSGQVELCGGRIAVNEGMETSLPGVYAAGDVRDKQVFQVATAVADGCIAGVRASAAFLARS
- a CDS encoding LysR family transcriptional regulator, giving the protein MLLRQIQCFCAVCETGSFTKAAQSLYITQSAVSQQMKNLETDLGVSLFKRGGRNLSLSNAGKRFYEETSTILAQIDTAKKNAHQVGEEAGELIK
- a CDS encoding efflux RND transporter permease subunit — protein: MEAFARAVVRYRRAVVALFAALALASAYGMTLAQVNRDMSSYLPDSMPSRATLTALFDAFGETSELSVMVEGASDDEALRLAERIRSLGDVSDVVYDGADTRYRKDGFSLFEVSLEGGTYSQKAATALESVRDELRDFGLETDGASKNAFLGGAVVQANSDNLSATIALAMAFLLIILLVMSRSWVEPFVFLGTIGVAVLLGMGTNFLLPSISQLTFSIGAVLQLVLSMDYSIMLMNFYREQREAGKEPDESMVRALKRGGSAICASSATTVAGLLCLVAMSFGIGADLGIVLAKGVAFSLIVVFTLLPAVILACDKVILRTAKKAPRPQMKGLASAQFSLRKPLVVALVALFAVGMALKAGMGVSFYTQPSTEDDKAIAQEFGDRTRIALMLPADSDEADAALADIGSLDGIARLTSYATTIGAPLSAEAQAASLGLDAEAVERLYAIYAADKQVDSVEAVSLYDFLDWLAHDAPSNPALAGQIDPASFQQVSQALRTVQAAKDKLVANGVQRAVIDIDASAESDTARRTEAAVRSVLQDRLGGSFGMTGDPVVAAEAHAPFDRDLSLVTALTIAAIFLIVALTFRSIAVPIALVALIQGSINLTSGITGALGHDTFYIAVVVVQAILMGATIDYAILYTENYRHARKDGDVASSIARAYRTSIPTFTTSGSILFAATLVLGLTSSDPTTAQVCLTLARGTAIAIVSILLLLPGSLAALDRFVVPKSAAGKA
- a CDS encoding cell wall-binding repeat-containing protein, producing MNMTNNEVLASIARVPVRCAIAASLVGACALPPVALAAETGASESPAVPAQDAVSAASEAAPGTDAPSRAVDPAKDPLTGSAQTEEQLQESLKPVYDILSETGDDLAASGERAASASAFSPQDLASRSDVERYQGDTMFTTAVAESKAAYPDGSDTAILAGPGDAWIDALSGSGLAGALGPILFTQLDSLDGDTAAELERLGAHNIVILGGTAAVGAEVETQLRAAGKTVTRLGGADCFGTQMAIYNYGKEKDLWSNDQVFIATARGFGDALSLSPVAFANRAPIFLANGVDGFTSEQRSALSKAFSTGVLGNVVIGGGTAAISQEDEDYLAGLSRKAGGSVERLAGDDQYSTSSAIAEWATSTQNFGWDALAFSTGKLPYDALAGSVLQGRTQAPLLLVDEYFRSTVKAAAEHRSDVARVRVFGGPAAVSESVVSSIVARFNGQADPYDPASVPTSGVRSFAVGTSFAHMLELEQQANPYFSGDQVSSGFEKSANARFGESAFFYQHALITGGYSGSVTAAQLNSYIDRIVQYQESQYHVTSTLRGQGQAIIDAAREYGVNEVYLLCHAGLESAWGCSQFAQGTIPGAEGSYNFFGIAAFDDNPNNGGSYAHGQGWTTPERGIKGAAKWISEHYLRNGYPQNTIFKMRWNYNSSTDAVEHQYATSPTWTNGIAVSMAALYKSQGISMENSGLGFETPSFS
- a CDS encoding phosphate ABC transporter ATP-binding protein, with translation MANVMRTCDLSVSYNGTPALESVSVSIPARGTTAVTGPSGCGKSTLLKCLNGLIDEDPSAQVSGERFLDERPFESWKAKDLRKRVGLVFQNPTPFPFSIEKNLTCVVAYHSPKRPAKSEMDRQVRELLETVGLWSEVRNHLGKSALELSGGQMQRLCIARALAVQPDVLLLDEPCSALDAHSTEIIEDLVMRLSRDRAVVLVTHNLDQARRVADHEIRLRAGRVAKNRGGDR